In Tepidimonas taiwanensis, the following are encoded in one genomic region:
- a CDS encoding 3-hydroxyacyl-CoA dehydrogenase NAD-binding domain-containing protein: MTAHYQVHGDVAVITLDNPPVNGLGLSTRQAIAQGLDRANDDPAVRAIVLTGAGKAFSGGADIKEFGSPKAYQDPNLLSVILAVEHSAKPVIAAVHSVCMGGGLELALGAHYRIAAPGTKVALPEVKLGLIPGAGGTQRLPRVLGVEAALNMIVSGEPVASEILAAIPGQKLFDKLAASAETLLEEAIALAREVADKHAGGAPLPLVRHLPCQHPQGDAYFQFARNMVGAQAKHYPAPLKCIDAVQAATTKRFDDGMAFERETFVNLMNTPVSMALRHLFVAERAAGKIADVPEDTPVREVRQVAIIGAGTMGSGIAINFLNVGLPVTLLEAKPEALERGVAHIRSVYEGQVKKGKLKPEQVEQRLALLRTTMTYDDIRDADLVIEAVFEDMAVKRQVFEQLDAVMKPGAILATNTSTLDVNQIAAFTKRPQDVIGTHFFSPANVMKLLEVVRGDKTAKDVLATVMALGKKIKKTCVVSGVCDGFIGNRMIEQYSRQAGFLLEEGCTPEQVDRAIEKFGFAMGPFRMGDLAGNDVGWYIRKRRYVEKPHLRYSKIADRLCEMGRFGQKTGAGWYDYQPGKRDAIPSPVVNQMIEDYRKELGINPRKISDDEIVQRLVFALVNEGAHILEEKIAARASDIDMVYITGYGFPVWRGGPMHYAEQFGLFNVVQAMKRFAKNPHDDAQFWQPAPLLQRLVAEGKGFAAV; encoded by the coding sequence ATGACCGCTCATTACCAGGTCCACGGCGACGTGGCCGTCATCACCCTGGACAACCCGCCCGTCAACGGGTTGGGGTTGTCCACCCGGCAGGCCATCGCCCAGGGGCTGGACCGCGCCAACGACGACCCCGCCGTGCGCGCCATTGTGCTCACCGGCGCCGGCAAGGCGTTCTCTGGCGGCGCCGACATCAAGGAGTTCGGCTCGCCCAAGGCCTATCAGGACCCGAACCTGCTGAGCGTCATTCTGGCGGTGGAGCACTCGGCCAAGCCGGTCATCGCGGCCGTGCACAGCGTTTGCATGGGCGGGGGGCTGGAGCTGGCGCTGGGGGCGCACTACCGCATCGCGGCACCGGGCACCAAGGTGGCGCTGCCCGAGGTCAAACTCGGCCTCATCCCCGGCGCGGGCGGCACGCAGCGGCTGCCGCGGGTCCTCGGGGTGGAAGCGGCGCTGAACATGATCGTCAGCGGCGAGCCGGTGGCGAGCGAAATCCTCGCGGCCATCCCGGGGCAGAAGCTCTTCGACAAGCTCGCCGCGTCGGCCGAGACGCTGTTGGAGGAGGCCATCGCGCTGGCGCGCGAGGTGGCCGATAAGCACGCCGGTGGGGCGCCGCTGCCGCTGGTGCGCCACCTGCCGTGCCAGCATCCGCAGGGCGACGCGTACTTCCAGTTCGCGCGCAACATGGTCGGGGCGCAGGCCAAGCACTACCCCGCGCCGCTCAAGTGCATCGACGCGGTGCAGGCGGCGACGACCAAGCGCTTCGACGATGGGATGGCGTTCGAGCGCGAGACCTTCGTCAACCTGATGAACACGCCGGTGAGCATGGCGCTGCGCCACCTGTTCGTCGCCGAGCGGGCGGCGGGCAAGATCGCCGACGTTCCCGAGGACACGCCGGTGCGCGAGGTGCGGCAGGTCGCCATCATCGGCGCCGGCACGATGGGCAGCGGCATCGCGATCAACTTCCTCAATGTGGGCCTGCCGGTGACGCTGCTCGAGGCCAAGCCCGAGGCGCTCGAGCGCGGCGTGGCGCACATCCGCTCGGTGTACGAGGGCCAGGTCAAGAAGGGTAAGCTCAAGCCCGAGCAGGTCGAGCAGCGCCTCGCGTTGCTGCGCACGACGATGACCTACGACGACATCCGCGACGCGGACCTGGTCATCGAGGCGGTGTTCGAGGACATGGCCGTCAAGCGCCAGGTGTTCGAGCAGCTCGACGCGGTGATGAAGCCCGGCGCGATCTTGGCGACCAACACCTCGACGCTGGACGTCAACCAGATCGCCGCGTTCACGAAACGCCCGCAGGATGTCATCGGTACGCACTTCTTCAGCCCGGCCAACGTGATGAAGCTGCTGGAGGTGGTGCGCGGCGACAAGACGGCCAAGGACGTGCTCGCCACCGTGATGGCGCTGGGCAAGAAGATCAAAAAGACCTGCGTCGTCAGCGGCGTGTGCGACGGCTTCATCGGCAACCGCATGATCGAACAGTACAGCCGGCAGGCCGGCTTCCTGCTGGAAGAGGGCTGCACGCCCGAGCAGGTGGACCGCGCGATCGAGAAGTTCGGCTTTGCGATGGGGCCGTTCCGCATGGGCGACCTCGCTGGCAACGACGTTGGCTGGTACATCCGCAAGCGCCGCTACGTCGAAAAACCGCACCTGCGCTACAGCAAGATCGCGGACCGGCTGTGTGAGATGGGGCGCTTCGGCCAGAAGACGGGTGCCGGCTGGTACGACTATCAGCCGGGCAAGCGCGACGCGATCCCGAGCCCGGTGGTCAACCAGATGATCGAGGACTACCGCAAGGAGCTGGGCATCAACCCGCGCAAGATCAGCGACGACGAGATCGTGCAGCGCCTGGTGTTTGCGCTGGTCAACGAGGGCGCGCACATCCTGGAGGAGAAGATTGCCGCGCGCGCCAGCGACATCGACATGGTCTACATCACGGGTTACGGCTTCCCGGTATGGCGCGGCGGGCCGATGCACTATGCCGAGCAGTTTGGCCTGTTCAACGTCGTGCAGGCGATGAAGCGTTTTGCCAAGAACCCGCACGACGACGCCCAGTTCTGGCAGCCCGCGCCGCTGTTGCAGCGGCTGGTGGCCGAGGGCAAGGGTTTTGCCGCCGTCTGA
- a CDS encoding 3'-5' exonuclease, whose protein sequence is MSRRIDPRLWWLLAGAGVVSLAWLGVTVGLIAVTLEPDARARMLDLLGDRWGFVLLMWLFGMGGIAWGLQRAFDVGVHPWRRLAEEAQVLLTAEGAPALRERGPAEVRRVARLFNQLVQQREDWRAQVEQRVREAARGIEQEKSRLAALMSELTQSVVVCNRDGRILLYNNRARLQFRALSQAPTLAGGAELIGLGRSIYTVFDRALIAHALESIQQRLRRGAAHPSAQFVTATRAGQLLRVQVAPVRPVEGGDADPSALAGFVLLLDNITREHEQAAQRERLWLDLTEGSRRSLANVRAALEVLALPDADAALRERLLQVVRDEVLGWGERVQRLVAEGAALWTQSWPMEDMLGADLVAALERRLAEVDGVPVDMGPVDAQVWLRVDSFALIQAVVYLARRLHTERAVPRVGLRLQAAPAEDGPRAHLDLVWPAAAADGAIDGVMGWELDPMGIGTGGAIACVRDVVERHGAALWAEVDAARGEAFFRWRLTAIEPAESAESMPAVRTESRPEFYDFDLFRVSPATQALDDVPLTELAYTVFDTETTGLNPSEGDEIIQIGATRIVNGKLLRHESFEQLVNPRRSIPRETIPIHGITPEMVADQPDITEVLPAFHAFARDTVLVAHNAAFDMRFLQLKEKRTGVAFDQPVLDTLLLSAVVHPAQPSHRLEEIAARFGIPVIGRHTALGDAFVTAEVFLRLIPLLQQQGIRTLGEARRASERTYYARLTY, encoded by the coding sequence GTGAGCCGCCGCATCGACCCGCGCCTGTGGTGGCTGCTCGCCGGTGCCGGCGTGGTGTCTCTTGCGTGGCTCGGGGTCACGGTCGGGCTGATCGCGGTGACGCTGGAGCCGGATGCCCGCGCGCGGATGTTGGACCTGCTGGGCGACCGCTGGGGGTTCGTGCTGCTGATGTGGCTGTTTGGCATGGGCGGCATCGCGTGGGGCCTGCAGCGGGCCTTCGACGTGGGGGTGCACCCCTGGCGGCGGCTGGCGGAGGAGGCGCAGGTGCTGCTCACCGCCGAGGGGGCGCCCGCGCTGCGCGAGCGGGGGCCGGCCGAGGTGCGGCGCGTCGCGCGGCTGTTCAACCAGCTCGTGCAGCAGCGCGAGGACTGGCGCGCGCAGGTCGAGCAGCGCGTGCGTGAGGCCGCCCGCGGCATCGAGCAGGAGAAGTCCCGCCTGGCCGCGCTGATGTCGGAGCTGACGCAAAGCGTGGTCGTGTGCAACCGCGACGGGCGCATCCTGCTCTACAACAACCGCGCGCGCCTGCAATTTCGCGCGCTGTCGCAGGCGCCGACGCTTGCCGGCGGGGCCGAGCTCATCGGCCTCGGGCGGTCGATCTACACCGTGTTCGACCGCGCGCTGATCGCGCACGCGCTGGAGAGTATCCAGCAGCGCCTGCGCCGCGGGGCGGCGCACCCCAGCGCGCAGTTCGTCACGGCCACCCGTGCGGGGCAGTTGCTGCGGGTGCAGGTGGCGCCGGTGCGGCCGGTCGAGGGCGGAGACGCCGACCCATCGGCACTCGCCGGTTTCGTGCTGCTGCTCGACAACATCACGCGCGAGCACGAACAGGCCGCGCAGCGCGAGCGCCTGTGGCTCGATCTGACGGAAGGCAGCCGGCGCAGCCTGGCCAACGTGCGCGCGGCGTTGGAGGTGCTGGCGCTGCCGGACGCCGACGCGGCGTTGCGCGAGCGGTTGCTGCAGGTGGTGCGCGACGAGGTGCTGGGCTGGGGCGAGCGGGTGCAGCGGCTCGTTGCCGAGGGCGCGGCGCTGTGGACCCAGTCGTGGCCGATGGAGGACATGCTGGGCGCCGATCTGGTGGCGGCGCTCGAGCGGCGGCTCGCCGAAGTGGACGGGGTGCCGGTGGACATGGGGCCGGTCGATGCGCAGGTCTGGTTGCGCGTCGACAGCTTCGCGCTCATCCAGGCGGTCGTGTACCTCGCGCGCCGTTTGCACACCGAGCGTGCAGTCCCGCGCGTCGGCCTGCGCCTGCAGGCCGCGCCAGCGGAAGACGGGCCGCGCGCGCATCTGGACCTCGTCTGGCCCGCTGCCGCCGCTGATGGGGCCATCGACGGCGTGATGGGCTGGGAGCTCGACCCGATGGGCATCGGCACGGGCGGCGCGATTGCGTGCGTGCGGGACGTGGTCGAGCGCCACGGCGCGGCGCTGTGGGCAGAGGTCGACGCCGCGCGGGGCGAGGCGTTTTTCCGCTGGCGTCTGACCGCGATCGAACCGGCGGAGTCCGCCGAGAGCATGCCGGCCGTGCGCACCGAGAGCCGCCCCGAGTTCTACGACTTCGACCTGTTCCGCGTCTCGCCCGCGACCCAGGCGCTGGACGACGTACCGCTGACCGAGCTCGCCTACACGGTGTTCGACACCGAAACCACCGGGCTCAATCCGTCGGAAGGTGACGAGATCATCCAGATCGGGGCGACGCGCATCGTCAACGGCAAGCTGCTGCGGCACGAGAGCTTCGAGCAGCTCGTCAACCCCCGCCGCAGCATCCCGCGCGAGACGATCCCGATCCATGGCATCACGCCCGAGATGGTGGCCGACCAGCCCGACATCACCGAGGTGCTGCCGGCGTTTCACGCCTTTGCGCGCGACACCGTGCTCGTGGCGCACAACGCGGCCTTCGACATGCGTTTCCTGCAGCTCAAGGAGAAGCGCACCGGCGTCGCATTCGACCAGCCCGTGCTCGACACGCTGCTGCTGTCGGCGGTGGTGCACCCGGCGCAGCCCTCGCACCGGCTGGAGGAAATCGCGGCGCGCTTTGGCATCCCGGTGATCGGGCGCCACACGGCGCTTGGGGACGCGTTCGTCACGGCCGAGGTGTTCTTGCGCCTGATCCCGCTGCTGCAACAGCAGGGCATCCGCACACTGGGCGAGGCGCGACGGGCGTCGGAGCGCACCTACTACGCCCGGTTGACGTATTGA
- a CDS encoding IS481 family transposase, protein MNIKLHALARTTPAIRREIALSDEPAAVLAERYGVSLMTVYKWKRREDFLDRSHTPHRLRTTMTPAQEAIAVELRKTLLLPLDDLLSVMREFVCPDVSRSGLDRCLRRHGVGSLRSLKPQVPKPAHQPFAAYEPGFIHIDVKYLPQMADETRRRYLFVAIDRATRWVFIALYASKSARNARAFLKSLLTACPIKINKILTDNGKEFTARLLGQPSATHAFESLCEALGIEHRTTRVRRPQTNGMVERFNGRIEEVLRSHHFISGEDLEKTLLRYAWLYNHQLPQAALKGLTPMQAMKQWYTSHPHLFQKRPYDHPGCDR, encoded by the coding sequence ATGAACATCAAGCTGCATGCCCTGGCGCGTACAACGCCAGCCATACGGCGCGAGATCGCGCTGTCGGATGAGCCGGCTGCGGTGTTGGCTGAGCGTTACGGCGTTTCGCTCATGACGGTGTACAAGTGGAAGCGCCGCGAGGATTTTCTGGATCGCTCCCACACCCCGCACCGGCTGCGTACCACCATGACCCCGGCGCAGGAGGCCATTGCAGTGGAGCTGCGCAAGACGCTGCTGCTGCCGCTGGATGATCTGCTGTCGGTCATGCGCGAGTTCGTCTGTCCTGACGTGTCGCGCTCGGGACTGGATCGCTGCTTGCGACGCCACGGCGTGGGGTCGCTGCGATCCCTCAAGCCCCAGGTGCCCAAACCCGCACATCAGCCCTTTGCCGCTTACGAGCCGGGCTTCATTCATATCGACGTGAAGTACCTGCCGCAAATGGCCGATGAGACGCGGCGGCGCTACCTCTTTGTGGCCATCGACCGTGCCACGCGCTGGGTCTTCATTGCCCTGTACGCCTCCAAGAGCGCGAGAAACGCGCGCGCCTTCCTCAAGTCGCTGCTCACGGCGTGCCCGATCAAGATCAACAAGATCCTCACAGACAATGGCAAGGAGTTCACCGCACGGCTGCTGGGGCAGCCCAGTGCCACCCACGCCTTCGAGAGCCTGTGCGAGGCACTCGGCATCGAGCACCGCACCACGCGCGTGCGACGCCCCCAGACCAACGGGATGGTAGAGCGCTTCAACGGCCGCATCGAGGAGGTGCTGCGCAGCCACCACTTCATCAGCGGCGAGGATCTCGAGAAGACCCTGCTGCGCTATGCTTGGCTTTACAACCACCAGCTGCCCCAGGCCGCACTCAAGGGTCTCACGCCCATGCAGGCCATGAAACAGTGGTACACGTCACACCCGCATCTGTTCCAAAAACGGCCATATGATCATCCGGGATGTGACAGGTAG
- a CDS encoding ATP-binding protein, whose product MSTTSLFPRWIEPRIAEALLDTPVVLLAGPRQAGKTTLVRQVAKLQGLRYLTLDDELTLLAAREDPVGMIRSLDRAVIDEIQRAPPLLLAIKKSVDEDRRPGRFLLTGSANVMALPTVADSLAGRMETLTLLPLSQSEIERHSTNWIDSVFAGRLPKVGQPALGGDLIERVLRGGYPEAVARTSNRRRVAWARQYLDAIIQRDVRDVAEIDKLDHLPRLLRALAQTAGQMCNYTQLGGQVGLDGKTASRYIGILEQMYLLKRVEVWSRNRLTRVVKTPKLQFVDAGLLAALLDLTVDGVQQDRVRFGHVLETFVFGELLKHTTTADGDYRLMYYRDADKVEVDVVIENAAGRLVGVEVKAAATVRESDLRGLRKLASLAGSQFTMGVLLYDGNEALPLGDRIWAAPLSSLWGEL is encoded by the coding sequence ATGAGCACGACTTCACTTTTTCCGCGCTGGATCGAACCACGCATCGCGGAAGCCCTGCTGGACACCCCCGTCGTGTTGCTCGCTGGCCCCCGTCAGGCTGGCAAGACCACACTGGTGCGACAGGTGGCCAAGCTGCAGGGTCTGCGCTATCTGACACTGGACGATGAGCTGACCCTGTTGGCTGCTCGCGAAGATCCGGTCGGGATGATCCGCAGCCTGGATCGCGCCGTGATCGACGAGATCCAGCGGGCACCGCCGTTGTTGCTGGCGATCAAAAAGAGCGTCGACGAGGACCGGCGTCCCGGGCGTTTTCTGCTGACCGGATCGGCCAACGTGATGGCGTTGCCGACGGTGGCCGACTCGCTGGCCGGCCGGATGGAGACGCTGACTTTGCTGCCTTTGTCGCAAAGCGAAATCGAGCGGCACTCCACCAATTGGATTGACAGCGTTTTTGCCGGTCGTCTGCCCAAGGTCGGTCAGCCGGCGCTGGGCGGCGATTTGATCGAGCGCGTTCTACGGGGGGGCTACCCGGAAGCGGTGGCGCGCACATCAAACCGGCGTCGGGTGGCGTGGGCTCGTCAGTACCTCGACGCCATCATCCAGCGCGACGTGCGCGATGTAGCGGAAATCGACAAGCTCGATCATCTGCCCAGACTGCTGCGAGCGCTCGCCCAGACAGCCGGTCAGATGTGCAACTACACCCAGCTCGGTGGTCAGGTCGGCCTGGATGGTAAGACCGCTTCACGCTACATTGGGATACTTGAGCAGATGTATCTGCTCAAGCGCGTCGAGGTTTGGTCGCGCAACCGCCTGACCCGTGTCGTGAAAACCCCGAAGCTGCAGTTCGTCGATGCCGGTTTGCTGGCGGCGCTGCTGGATCTCACGGTGGATGGTGTACAACAGGATCGCGTCCGGTTTGGTCATGTACTGGAGACCTTCGTTTTTGGGGAGTTGCTCAAGCACACGACCACAGCAGACGGCGACTACCGCTTGATGTATTACCGGGACGCGGACAAAGTCGAAGTCGATGTCGTCATCGAAAATGCTGCGGGACGGCTGGTCGGGGTCGAAGTCAAGGCGGCCGCTACCGTTAGAGAGAGCGATCTTCGCGGGCTGAGGAAGTTGGCGAGCCTTGCGGGCAGTCAATTCACGATGGGGGTATTGCTGTATGATGGAAACGAGGCTTTGCCCCTCGGGGACAGGATTTGGGCGGCACCGCTGTCGTCGCTTTGGGGTGAGTTGTAG
- a CDS encoding response regulator transcription factor, giving the protein MSKRVLIVDDEPNILIPLEFLMRREGYEVRLARDGDEALQTAAQWCPDLVLLDVMMPRKSGFDVCQAIRADARLAGMRIVLLTAKGRDADVAKGLALGADAYITKPFATQDLVRRVRELLEDAA; this is encoded by the coding sequence GTGAGCAAGCGCGTGCTGATCGTGGATGACGAGCCGAACATCCTGATTCCGCTGGAGTTCCTGATGCGGCGCGAGGGCTACGAGGTGCGGCTCGCGCGCGATGGCGACGAGGCGCTGCAGACGGCTGCGCAGTGGTGTCCGGACCTGGTGCTGCTCGATGTGATGATGCCGCGCAAGAGCGGCTTCGATGTCTGTCAGGCGATCCGCGCCGACGCCCGCCTCGCCGGGATGCGCATCGTGCTGCTCACGGCCAAGGGGCGCGATGCCGACGTGGCCAAAGGGCTGGCGCTGGGTGCCGATGCGTACATCACCAAGCCGTTTGCGACGCAGGATCTGGTGCGGCGCGTGCGCGAGCTGCTGGAGGACGCGGCGTGA
- a CDS encoding sensor histidine kinase → MSPVVVLAAAFAYLGGLFAIAHWADRRAQQGRSVIGNAWVYTLSMAVYCTAWTYFGSVGRAASGGLWFLPIYLGPTLALVLGWVVLRKMVRIAHTYRITTIADFIGSRYGKSPALAGAVTLITVVGIVPYIALQLKGIAVASAVVIDGSAAGALHQPWWHDSTLYLALGLAVFTIAFGVRHWDSTERHEGMVAAIAFESLVKLAAFLAVGAFVTWGMFDGWGDLIARAQADPALTRLLTLGDPGAFAWSSWLALTVLAGLSVLLLPRQFQVMVVEAVDERHIRRAAWGFPLYLWLINLFVLPLALAGGLTFGAGSPQAEVFVLRLPQVAGAEALLLLVFLGGLSAATGMVIVESIAVATMVCNDLVLPWWLRRQGRHRAPTDLTRVILRIRRGAILLLLLLGYGYYRLAGDAYALVSIGLISFAAVAQFAPALLGGMVWKGASRAGAMAGLLGGFAVWAYTLMLPSLAKSGWLSAAFVTEGPWGIDWLRPEALFGLQGFDPLTHALFWSALVNVGLYVGVSLARPPGPVETSQALLFVDVFDRTTAEERPVFWRGEASLASLQALLARVLGAERAQALLQEQARARGVALPDLPADAALVHWVETQLAGAVGSASARWLVASVVEEQPLRLEDVFDILRETGRLRALSRALEDKSRSLERATAELRAANERLQELDRLKDDFMSSVTHELRTPLTSIRALTEILRDDPGMDVAQRQQFLDIVVAESERLTRLVNQVLDLAKIESGHADWHVGEVVLQDLVEQAARAAEPLLQARGARLTVEVPDRPVVVRADPDRLQQVLMNLLSNAAKFVPEGCGEVVLRVSMVADARTPMARVEVQDNGPGVPPEEQAVIFEKFRQGRDARERPGGTGLGLPISRRIIEHLGGRLWLRSAPGQGACFGFDVPLAMPYTANDEPSRGDELREQARADRG, encoded by the coding sequence ATGTCTCCTGTCGTCGTCCTCGCCGCCGCGTTCGCGTACCTTGGTGGTTTGTTCGCGATCGCGCACTGGGCGGACCGGCGCGCGCAGCAGGGCCGTTCCGTCATCGGCAACGCGTGGGTGTACACGCTGTCGATGGCGGTGTACTGCACCGCGTGGACGTATTTCGGCAGCGTGGGCCGTGCCGCGAGCGGCGGGCTGTGGTTCCTGCCCATCTATCTGGGGCCGACGCTGGCGCTGGTGTTGGGCTGGGTGGTGCTGCGCAAGATGGTGCGCATCGCGCACACCTACCGCATCACGACGATCGCCGATTTCATCGGCAGCCGCTACGGCAAAAGCCCCGCGCTCGCGGGGGCGGTGACGCTGATCACGGTCGTCGGGATCGTTCCCTACATCGCGCTGCAGCTCAAGGGCATCGCGGTGGCCTCCGCGGTGGTGATCGACGGCTCGGCCGCCGGGGCGCTGCACCAGCCCTGGTGGCACGACAGCACGCTCTACCTTGCGCTGGGGCTGGCGGTGTTCACCATCGCCTTTGGCGTGCGGCACTGGGACAGCACCGAGCGGCACGAGGGGATGGTGGCGGCGATCGCCTTCGAGTCGCTCGTCAAGCTTGCCGCCTTCCTCGCGGTCGGGGCGTTCGTCACCTGGGGGATGTTCGACGGCTGGGGTGACCTGATCGCGCGGGCGCAGGCCGACCCCGCGTTGACGCGGCTGCTCACCCTCGGGGATCCGGGGGCGTTTGCGTGGTCGTCGTGGCTGGCGCTGACGGTGCTCGCGGGGCTGTCGGTGCTGCTGCTGCCGCGGCAGTTCCAGGTGATGGTGGTGGAGGCGGTAGATGAGCGCCACATCCGCCGCGCCGCCTGGGGGTTTCCGCTGTACCTGTGGTTGATCAACCTGTTCGTGCTGCCGTTGGCGCTGGCGGGGGGGCTGACGTTCGGTGCCGGGTCGCCGCAGGCGGAGGTGTTCGTGCTGCGGCTGCCGCAGGTCGCGGGGGCCGAGGCCCTGCTGCTGCTGGTGTTCCTGGGCGGGCTGTCGGCGGCGACGGGCATGGTCATCGTCGAGTCGATCGCCGTGGCGACCATGGTGTGCAACGATCTGGTGCTGCCGTGGTGGCTGCGCCGGCAGGGGCGGCACCGTGCGCCGACCGACCTGACGCGGGTCATCCTGCGTATCCGGCGCGGTGCGATCCTGCTGCTGTTGCTGCTCGGCTACGGCTACTACCGGCTGGCCGGCGATGCCTACGCGCTGGTGAGCATCGGGCTGATCAGCTTTGCGGCGGTGGCGCAGTTTGCTCCCGCGCTCCTGGGCGGGATGGTCTGGAAGGGAGCAAGCCGCGCGGGTGCGATGGCCGGGCTGCTCGGCGGCTTTGCGGTGTGGGCCTATACCCTGATGCTGCCGTCGCTGGCCAAATCCGGTTGGCTCAGCGCCGCTTTCGTTACCGAGGGGCCGTGGGGCATCGACTGGCTGCGCCCAGAGGCGCTCTTCGGGCTGCAGGGGTTCGATCCGCTGACGCACGCGCTCTTCTGGAGCGCACTGGTCAATGTCGGGTTGTACGTGGGCGTCTCGCTCGCGCGTCCCCCGGGCCCGGTCGAGACGAGTCAGGCCCTGCTGTTCGTGGACGTTTTCGACCGAACCACGGCCGAGGAGCGCCCGGTGTTTTGGCGCGGCGAGGCGTCGCTCGCCTCGCTGCAGGCGCTGCTCGCACGGGTGTTGGGCGCGGAGCGCGCGCAGGCGTTGCTGCAGGAGCAGGCGCGCGCCCGCGGTGTGGCCCTGCCGGACCTGCCGGCGGATGCGGCGCTGGTGCACTGGGTGGAGACGCAGCTCGCGGGCGCGGTCGGCAGCGCCTCGGCGCGCTGGCTGGTCGCGTCGGTGGTGGAGGAGCAGCCGCTGCGGCTGGAGGACGTGTTCGACATCCTGCGCGAGACGGGGCGGCTGCGGGCGCTGTCGCGGGCGCTGGAGGACAAGTCTCGGTCGCTGGAGCGCGCCACGGCCGAGCTGCGTGCGGCCAATGAGCGGCTGCAGGAGCTCGACCGGCTCAAGGACGACTTCATGTCGTCGGTGACGCACGAATTGCGCACGCCTTTGACCTCGATCAGGGCGCTGACGGAGATCCTGCGTGACGATCCCGGCATGGACGTGGCGCAGCGCCAGCAATTTTTGGACATTGTCGTGGCCGAGAGCGAGCGCCTGACGCGTCTGGTCAACCAGGTGTTGGATCTGGCCAAGATCGAGTCCGGCCACGCCGACTGGCACGTGGGTGAGGTGGTGCTGCAGGATCTGGTGGAGCAGGCCGCGCGCGCGGCCGAGCCGTTGCTGCAGGCCCGCGGCGCCCGCCTGACGGTCGAGGTGCCCGATCGCCCCGTCGTCGTGCGCGCCGACCCGGACCGGCTGCAGCAGGTGCTGATGAACCTGCTGTCCAACGCCGCCAAGTTCGTGCCCGAGGGGTGCGGCGAGGTGGTGCTGCGGGTGTCGATGGTGGCCGATGCGCGCACGCCGATGGCGCGGGTCGAAGTGCAGGATAACGGGCCCGGTGTGCCACCCGAGGAACAGGCGGTGATCTTCGAGAAATTCCGTCAGGGACGCGACGCGCGCGAGCGCCCCGGGGGCACGGGGCTCGGGCTGCCGATCAGCCGCCGCATCATCGAACACCTGGGCGGCCGCCTGTGGCTGCGGTCGGCACCAGGGCAGGGGGCGTGTTTCGGCTTCGACGTGCCGCTGGCCATGCCCTACACTGCGAACGACGAACCGAGCAGAGGAGACGAGCTCCGTGAGCAAGCGCGTGCTGATCGTGGATGA